Proteins from a genomic interval of Desulfobacteraceae bacterium:
- the tsaA gene encoding tRNA (N6-threonylcarbamoyladenosine(37)-N6)-methyltransferase TrmO, whose amino-acid sequence MPVALEPIGIVHSCYKEKFGIPRQAGLVREARATLELLPPFDRPEAVRGLESFSHIWIVFIFHANCRQSWKPTVRPPRLGGNRRMGVFASRSGFRPNPLGISVVELAALRFPDNRVVLDIRGGDLLDGTPVVDIKPYLPYADSRPGACAGYAPAPTDVRLPVIFSSRAQAACRRHRPADGTDLQALITALLQADPRPAYHRKSPWGRVYGFRIFDLDVHWRLQETTIVVEAVVKAPVEGRDPARRPEV is encoded by the coding sequence ATGCCCGTAGCCCTGGAACCCATCGGCATCGTCCACTCCTGTTACAAGGAGAAATTCGGCATTCCACGCCAGGCCGGACTGGTTCGCGAAGCCCGGGCAACACTCGAGCTGCTGCCGCCTTTCGACCGCCCCGAAGCCGTAAGGGGCCTGGAGAGCTTCTCCCACATCTGGATCGTCTTCATTTTCCACGCCAATTGCCGCCAAAGCTGGAAGCCCACCGTGCGGCCGCCTCGCCTGGGGGGCAACCGCCGCATGGGTGTTTTTGCCAGCCGCTCCGGCTTTCGCCCCAACCCGCTGGGCATTTCCGTGGTCGAACTGGCCGCGCTGCGTTTCCCCGACAACCGGGTGGTGCTGGATATCCGCGGCGGCGATCTCCTGGACGGGACGCCGGTGGTGGACATCAAGCCCTATCTGCCTTACGCCGACAGCCGCCCCGGGGCCTGCGCAGGCTACGCGCCAGCCCCGACGGACGTACGGCTGCCGGTCATTTTCAGCTCCCGCGCCCAGGCCGCCTGCCGCCGCCACCGGCCGGCCGACGGAACCGATCTGCAGGCCCTGATAACCGCGCTGCTGCAAGCCGACCCGCGGCCGGCCTACCACCGCAAAAGCCCTTGGGGCCGGGTTTACGGCTTCCGCATTTTTGATCTGGATGTGCACTGGCGCCTGCAGGAGACCACCATCGTAGTCGAGGCGGTTGTAAAGGCGCCCGTTGAGGGCCGCGATCCGGCGCGACGGCCGGAGGTGTGA
- a CDS encoding DUF3369 domain-containing protein yields the protein MLDGKSEYDSDRLLDQGSGYAAAEPTWTVLVADGDPRIHHRIHQALGRHLLLGRPLRILSAAGGRQALSLLAQNPEAAVLLLQADPTSGSDWLSIAAAIRGDSRNADLRLILRCENAGSLPPPETLLKLDITDCRTSADLTPERLVLLFNAAVDAFRSHRTISRGRLGLVRLADASSQLMAPQPLRKFAREVLRQLHAVLQLNANPLPLQGSGFTATEQEGEFMIWAATGCFEGMLGQSPQAALEGPPLKHLARAESKRSSFFAGSAYYGYYCTRSGVRHLLYLDAGRPLDRLDRELVGLLYGSVTQALENLHLEREIRETQEDVLTTLGGLIANRSQETGNHGRRVAQMAGLLGQKAGLSRSQVKLLRLSAPMHDIGKVGIPDAILFKPERLSAEELEKIRRHTEIGFDILKNARREVMAAAVIGAQQHHERWDGSGYPRRLKGTEIHIFGRIIGLIDVFDALLHSRVYKDAWELDKVRDYIRAERGRQFDPGLVDLLLADIDAFMEINARFPE from the coding sequence ATGCTGGATGGTAAAAGCGAATACGACAGTGACCGGCTGTTGGACCAAGGTTCGGGGTACGCCGCTGCCGAGCCCACCTGGACCGTTCTGGTGGCAGACGGCGATCCACGCATCCACCACCGCATCCACCAGGCCCTGGGGCGGCATCTTCTGCTGGGTCGCCCGCTGCGGATTCTGAGTGCCGCCGGCGGCCGGCAGGCCCTTTCCCTGCTGGCCCAGAACCCGGAAGCCGCCGTCTTGCTGCTGCAGGCCGACCCGACCTCCGGCAGCGATTGGCTTTCGATCGCCGCTGCCATCCGCGGTGACAGCCGCAACGCAGACCTGCGGTTGATTTTGCGCTGCGAAAACGCAGGGTCGCTCCCGCCGCCTGAAACCCTGCTTAAACTGGACATCACCGACTGCCGGACCTCGGCGGACCTGACCCCTGAGCGCTTGGTGCTGCTGTTCAACGCGGCCGTGGACGCCTTCCGCAGCCACCGCACCATCAGCCGCGGCCGGCTGGGTCTGGTGCGCCTGGCCGACGCGTCCAGTCAGCTGATGGCGCCCCAGCCGCTGCGCAAGTTCGCCCGCGAGGTGCTGCGGCAGCTGCACGCCGTCCTACAGCTAAACGCCAACCCGCTGCCCTTGCAGGGTTCAGGTTTCACGGCCACCGAGCAGGAGGGCGAATTCATGATCTGGGCCGCCACCGGATGCTTCGAGGGCATGCTCGGTCAGTCGCCGCAGGCCGCCCTGGAAGGCCCCCCGCTGAAACACCTGGCGCGGGCCGAGAGCAAGCGCAGCTCCTTTTTCGCCGGCAGCGCCTACTATGGCTACTACTGCACCCGCAGCGGCGTGCGCCACCTGCTATACCTGGATGCGGGACGGCCGCTGGACCGCCTGGACCGCGAACTGGTGGGGCTACTTTACGGCAGCGTGACTCAGGCGCTGGAGAATCTCCACCTCGAACGCGAAATCCGGGAGACCCAGGAAGACGTCCTGACCACCTTGGGGGGCTTGATCGCCAACCGCTCCCAGGAAACCGGCAACCATGGGCGCCGGGTGGCCCAAATGGCCGGCCTTCTGGGGCAGAAGGCCGGTTTGTCGCGCTCCCAGGTCAAGCTGCTGCGGCTGTCGGCGCCCATGCACGACATCGGCAAGGTCGGCATCCCCGATGCGATCCTGTTCAAGCCCGAACGGTTGAGCGCAGAGGAACTCGAAAAAATCCGCCGCCACACCGAGATCGGTTTCGATATTCTGAAAAACGCCCGTCGCGAGGTGATGGCGGCCGCGGTCATCGGCGCCCAGCAGCACCACGAACGCTGGGACGGCTCCGGCTATCCGCGGCGCCTGAAGGGCACCGAGATCCATATTTTCGGCCGCATCATCGGGCTGATCGACGTCTTCGACGCCCTGCTGCACAGCCGGGTCTACAAGGATGCCTGGGAGCTGGACAAAGTGCGCGACTATATCCGCGCCGAACGCGGCCGTCAGTTCGACCCCGGCCTGGTGGATCTGCTCCTGGCCGACATCGATGCCTTCATGGAGATCAACGCGCGCTTCCCGGAGTAG
- a CDS encoding MFS transporter: MTREEISWILYDVANSAFVLIVVTAVMPIFFKDIAAVGLDPAVSTAHWGFANSFASLLLALLAPVLGSIADYRFFKKRFLLAFFGLGVAATLMLTTIQPGDWRLCLAIFVLAKVGYAGANLFYDAFLVDVAPPERMDWVSAMGYAAGYIGSVVPFLWVLHLISRASAANPGAALPEGAARLGFAGVAVWWLIFTIPLALFLQQKHFLPPSRRPVADSFRRLWRTLGEIRRYRNVFLFLVAYFFYIDGVDTIIVMATAYGRDIGLGVDVLILAILTIQLVAFPFTLLYGRLARAFPGKTMLYVGIGVYMAIVLLAFFLPDAGSMRAKTILFWVLAVLVATSMGGIQALSRSYFGRLIPAQRSAAFFGFYNIFGKFAAIVGPFLMGAVSRASGSSRFGVLSILVLFVIGGIVLKRVRTDTLREEAAA, encoded by the coding sequence ATGACCCGCGAGGAAATCAGCTGGATTCTTTACGACGTGGCCAACTCGGCCTTTGTCCTGATCGTGGTGACGGCCGTGATGCCGATTTTCTTCAAGGACATCGCCGCCGTCGGTCTCGATCCCGCCGTCTCAACGGCCCACTGGGGTTTTGCCAACTCTTTCGCCTCGCTGCTGCTGGCCCTGCTGGCGCCGGTGCTGGGCAGCATCGCCGATTACCGCTTTTTCAAGAAACGGTTTCTGCTGGCCTTTTTCGGGCTCGGGGTGGCCGCCACCCTGATGCTGACCACTATCCAGCCGGGCGACTGGCGCCTCTGTCTGGCGATCTTTGTACTGGCCAAGGTGGGCTATGCCGGCGCCAATCTCTTCTACGACGCCTTCCTGGTGGATGTCGCCCCACCCGAGCGGATGGACTGGGTCTCGGCGATGGGCTACGCCGCCGGCTACATCGGCAGCGTGGTGCCCTTCCTCTGGGTGCTGCATCTCATTAGCCGGGCAAGTGCCGCTAACCCCGGCGCCGCGCTGCCGGAAGGCGCGGCGCGCCTTGGTTTCGCCGGCGTGGCCGTCTGGTGGTTGATCTTCACCATTCCCCTGGCGCTGTTCCTGCAGCAGAAGCACTTCCTGCCGCCGTCCCGCCGGCCGGTGGCTGACAGCTTCAGGCGGCTGTGGCGGACCCTGGGGGAGATTCGGCGTTACCGCAACGTCTTCCTCTTTCTGGTGGCCTATTTTTTTTACATCGACGGGGTGGATACGATCATCGTCATGGCCACCGCCTACGGCCGGGATATCGGTCTGGGGGTGGATGTCCTGATTCTGGCGATTTTGACCATCCAGCTGGTGGCCTTTCCCTTCACCCTGCTCTACGGCCGCCTGGCCAGGGCCTTCCCAGGGAAGACCATGCTCTACGTCGGCATCGGGGTTTACATGGCCATCGTGCTGCTGGCCTTCTTCCTGCCGGACGCGGGCTCCATGCGCGCCAAGACGATTCTTTTCTGGGTCCTGGCCGTTCTGGTGGCCACCTCGATGGGCGGCATTCAAGCCCTGAGTCGCTCATACTTCGGGCGTCTGATTCCCGCCCAGCGCTCGGCCGCATTTTTCGGATTCTACAATATCTTCGGGAAATTCGCCGCCATCGTGGGGCCATTTCTGATGGGTGCCGTCAGCCGCGCCAGCGGCAGCTCGCGTTTCGGGGTATTGAGCATCCTGGTGCTTTTTGTTATTGGGGGGATCGTTTTGAAGCGTGTGCGGACCGATACATTGCGGGAGGAGGCGGCGGCATGA
- a CDS encoding Dabb family protein: MIQHMVMFKLKADVSEAAFAELEQRLADLPRQIAEIQSLDFGLDVVRSERSYDFGLLAGFKDLEALKRYQEHPEHQEVLKSLKAFAEQIIAVDFVARG, translated from the coding sequence ATGATCCAGCACATGGTGATGTTCAAACTCAAGGCGGATGTCAGCGAGGCGGCCTTCGCTGAACTGGAGCAGCGGCTGGCGGATCTGCCCCGCCAGATCGCGGAGATCCAAAGCCTGGACTTCGGGCTGGATGTGGTGCGCTCGGAACGCTCCTACGATTTCGGTCTGCTGGCCGGCTTCAAGGACCTGGAGGCCCTCAAACGCTATCAGGAACACCCCGAACATCAGGAGGTCCTCAAAAGCCTGAAGGCCTTCGCGGAGCAGATCATCGCGGTGGACTTTGTCGCCAGAGGGTAG
- a CDS encoding DUF2959 domain-containing protein, whose protein sequence is MRIRSSLRRALLVLAAVWLTAAGCQRAYYAMWEQVGKEKRHLLRDQVDKASSEQQKASAQFKDALTRIQEIYGFEGGDLEKFYRRLSRDLEACETRAEAVRERIGNVERIAADLFVEWEREISEISTPSLRDQSRRQLRDTRTRWARLQRAMTQAEARMEPVLRQLRDYVLYLKHNLNAQAVGALQREAGEIEIEVQSLIAAIAQSVQEADDFLKNFE, encoded by the coding sequence ATGAGAATCCGTTCGAGCCTGCGCCGCGCCCTGCTGGTCCTTGCGGCCGTCTGGTTGACGGCGGCCGGATGCCAGCGGGCCTATTACGCCATGTGGGAGCAGGTGGGAAAGGAAAAGCGGCACCTGCTGCGCGACCAGGTGGACAAGGCCAGCAGCGAACAGCAGAAGGCCTCCGCGCAGTTCAAGGACGCGCTGACCCGCATCCAGGAGATCTATGGGTTTGAAGGCGGCGATCTGGAAAAATTCTACCGCCGGCTCAGCCGGGACCTCGAAGCCTGTGAAACGCGCGCCGAGGCCGTGCGGGAGCGCATCGGGAATGTGGAGCGGATCGCCGCGGATCTTTTTGTGGAATGGGAGCGCGAAATCAGCGAGATCTCCACCCCCAGCCTTCGCGACCAGAGCCGCCGGCAGCTCCGCGACACCCGGACCCGCTGGGCGCGGCTGCAGCGCGCCATGACCCAGGCCGAGGCGCGGATGGAACCGGTGCTGCGCCAACTGCGCGACTACGTGCTCTACCTCAAGCACAACCTCAACGCCCAGGCAGTCGGCGCGCTGCAGCGGGAAGCGGGCGAGATTGAGATCGAGGTCCAATCGCTGATCGCCGCCATCGCCCAATCGGTCCAGGAGGCCGACGATTTCCTCAAAAATTTTGAATGA
- a CDS encoding nitroreductase family protein, which translates to MFLDLVTRRRSIRRFLQKPVAPEAVAQLVEAALRAPSSRGFNPWQFVVVEDRERLASLSRSKPHGAGFLKDAPLGIVVCADPQRSDVWVEDAAIAAIFLHLAAASLGLGSCWVQIRKRMHTEAQSAGAYAADLLGLPAGMEVAAIMAIGYPAEEKPPHPPASLAYDKVHRETYGTPWQRTG; encoded by the coding sequence ATGTTCCTTGATTTGGTTACCCGACGGCGCAGCATCCGCCGCTTCCTCCAAAAGCCGGTGGCCCCCGAGGCGGTCGCCCAGCTGGTCGAAGCGGCGCTGCGGGCCCCCTCATCCCGCGGCTTCAACCCCTGGCAGTTCGTGGTGGTCGAGGACCGCGAGCGGCTGGCCAGCCTCTCGCGCAGCAAGCCCCACGGCGCGGGCTTCCTGAAAGACGCGCCGCTGGGGATCGTGGTTTGCGCCGACCCCCAGCGCTCGGATGTGTGGGTCGAGGACGCCGCCATCGCTGCCATTTTTCTGCACCTGGCGGCGGCCTCCCTGGGGCTCGGCAGCTGCTGGGTCCAGATCCGCAAACGGATGCACACCGAGGCCCAGTCGGCGGGCGCCTACGCCGCCGATTTGCTGGGGCTGCCGGCCGGCATGGAGGTCGCGGCGATCATGGCCATCGGCTACCCGGCGGAGGAGAAGCCCCCCCACCCGCCCGCCAGCCTGGCCTACGACAAGGTGCACCGCGAGACCTACGGCACCCCCTGGCAAAGGACAGGTTAG
- the murJ gene encoding murein biosynthesis integral membrane protein MurJ: MSSALSKKVGVAALIMTVSIFLSRLMGLAREMVIAHAGGAGEAVDAYQVAFMIPEVLNHVAASGFLSVTFIPIFARYLTAHQEEEGWAVFSLIMTVFGLGLAAAIGVACLFAPQLVALLAPGLPQGAVFQKAVRMTRIIIPAQFFFFSGGLLMAVQFARERFLIPALAPLLYNLGIILGGLLLGPRLGIEGFAWGVLGGAFLGNFAAQYHGARQIGMRWGFLFNLGHPDLKRYILLTLPLMVGLSMTFSTEIFMRFFGSFLPPGSIAGLNYGLRIMLLLVAFFGQAVGVAAFPFLARLAAQRQIDEMNRLLNGTLRYLALVVPFSVLLMVLRSEVVRVLFQRGQFDAAATALTAQVLACLLPGAFAFAAQTVVVRGYYAIQNTLYPALFGTAAVLASIPLYRVGMQRLGVQGVALAISLSVILQVVVLYALWNRRTVNLGSRQVYRFYLKIMALSLPLGLLLAGGRQALRALLPAPDSFAGSLGVVLGTAGLCVAVLTLLGRRLGIREIDDLMVRVRARLRR, from the coding sequence ATGTCCAGCGCTTTGTCCAAAAAAGTGGGAGTGGCCGCGTTGATCATGACGGTCTCCATTTTCCTCAGTCGCCTGATGGGGCTGGCACGCGAGATGGTGATCGCGCATGCCGGTGGGGCCGGCGAGGCGGTGGACGCCTACCAGGTGGCTTTCATGATCCCCGAGGTCCTCAACCATGTGGCGGCCAGCGGGTTTCTCTCGGTGACCTTCATTCCGATCTTCGCGCGCTACCTGACCGCCCACCAGGAGGAAGAAGGCTGGGCGGTGTTTTCCCTGATCATGACCGTTTTCGGCCTGGGCCTGGCGGCGGCCATCGGGGTGGCCTGCCTGTTTGCCCCCCAACTGGTGGCCCTGCTGGCCCCGGGGCTGCCCCAAGGGGCCGTTTTCCAAAAAGCCGTGCGCATGACCCGGATCATCATCCCGGCCCAGTTTTTCTTTTTCAGCGGCGGCCTGTTGATGGCCGTGCAGTTTGCCCGGGAGCGCTTCCTGATCCCGGCCCTGGCGCCGCTGCTCTACAATCTCGGCATCATTCTGGGGGGGCTTCTCCTGGGGCCGCGTCTGGGAATTGAGGGTTTCGCCTGGGGCGTCCTGGGCGGGGCTTTCCTGGGCAACTTCGCGGCCCAATACCACGGCGCTCGGCAGATCGGCATGCGCTGGGGGTTTCTGTTCAATCTGGGCCACCCGGATCTGAAGCGTTACATCCTGCTGACCCTGCCGCTGATGGTGGGGCTTTCGATGACGTTTTCAACCGAGATTTTCATGCGCTTTTTCGGGTCGTTTCTGCCCCCCGGCAGCATCGCCGGGCTCAACTACGGTCTGCGGATCATGCTGCTGCTGGTGGCTTTCTTCGGGCAGGCGGTGGGGGTCGCGGCCTTCCCCTTTCTGGCGCGGCTGGCGGCCCAGCGCCAGATCGACGAGATGAACCGACTGCTCAACGGCACCCTGCGCTACCTGGCCCTGGTGGTGCCCTTTTCGGTGCTGCTGATGGTGCTGCGCAGCGAGGTCGTGCGGGTCTTGTTCCAGCGCGGGCAGTTCGACGCCGCGGCCACCGCGCTGACCGCCCAGGTGTTGGCCTGCCTGCTGCCCGGGGCCTTCGCTTTTGCCGCCCAAACCGTGGTGGTGCGGGGCTATTACGCTATCCAGAACACGCTTTACCCGGCCCTCTTCGGGACCGCGGCGGTTCTGGCGAGCATTCCGCTCTACCGGGTGGGCATGCAGCGTCTGGGGGTGCAGGGGGTGGCCCTGGCGATTTCGCTCTCGGTCATCCTGCAGGTGGTGGTGCTCTACGCCCTCTGGAACAGGCGGACCGTCAACCTCGGTAGCCGGCAGGTCTACCGTTTCTACCTCAAGATCATGGCGCTTAGCCTTCCTTTGGGCCTCCTGCTGGCGGGCGGCCGGCAGGCGCTGCGGGCGCTGCTGCCGGCCCCCGACAGCTTTGCGGGCAGCCTGGGGGTCGTTCTGGGTACCGCCGGGCTCTGCGTCGCGGTCCTGACCCTCCTCGGGCGCCGTTTGGGCATTCGGGAGATCGACGATTTGATGGTCCGCGTCCGGGCCCGGCTGCGGCGCTAA
- a CDS encoding YchJ family protein gives MELCPCGSAKPFAECCEPYLYGSSQAPTAEALLRSRYTAYTRSAVDYILQTTHPSQRRPEDEKTVRRWAKDAAWQGLTVIDCQQGGADDRQGFVEFIAKYSEKGEKKEHHEIAEFRRENDTWFFYDAKAPKPKQVVRQGPKIGRNTLCPCGSGKKYKKCCGL, from the coding sequence ATGGAACTCTGCCCCTGCGGGTCGGCAAAACCTTTCGCCGAGTGTTGCGAACCCTATTTATACGGCAGCAGCCAAGCACCCACCGCCGAGGCCCTCCTGCGCTCGCGCTACACCGCCTACACCCGCTCGGCGGTGGATTACATTCTTCAGACGACCCACCCCTCCCAGCGCCGTCCGGAGGATGAGAAGACGGTCCGCCGCTGGGCGAAGGATGCCGCCTGGCAAGGCCTGACGGTCATCGACTGCCAGCAGGGCGGCGCCGACGATCGGCAGGGGTTCGTGGAATTCATCGCCAAATACAGCGAAAAGGGGGAGAAAAAGGAGCACCACGAGATCGCCGAGTTCCGCAGGGAAAACGACACCTGGTTTTTCTACGATGCCAAGGCGCCCAAACCCAAACAGGTGGTGCGTCAGGGCCCCAAAATCGGACGCAACACCCTCTGCCCCTGCGGCAGCGGCAAAAAATACAAAAAATGCTGCGGCCTCTGA
- a CDS encoding tRNA-dihydrouridine synthase family protein — MPIPARLMLAPLKGVTDRIFRNTLARHFDALDAAVAPFISTRRERRIRASQLSGLLPQNNPGLPVVPQIMGNDPDDFIALARVLADLGHAVINWNLGCPFPMVVKKTRGCGLLAHPERIEAFLERVVPRIPARLSIKTRLGLHSAAELHGLMPIFNRFPLAEVIIHPRLGSQRYAGQPDLAAFTECLARCAHPVVYNGDLHTLDGYRRISQHFPTLKRWMLGRGVVANPFLPAMIKTGADAAGDQITRLQRFHDDLFSGYQQVFAGPGHLLDRMKGFWYYFARTFDNSRRIMKKIHRLRRPDHYRAVVDRFFAAEARWNPSAVTFEEG, encoded by the coding sequence GTGCCTATACCGGCCAGGCTGATGCTGGCCCCCTTGAAGGGGGTTACCGACCGAATTTTCCGCAACACCCTCGCCCGCCATTTTGACGCCCTGGACGCGGCCGTGGCCCCGTTCATCTCCACCCGCCGCGAACGGCGCATCAGGGCTTCCCAGCTCTCGGGGCTGCTGCCGCAAAACAACCCCGGCCTGCCGGTGGTACCCCAGATCATGGGCAACGATCCGGACGATTTCATCGCCCTGGCCCGGGTGCTGGCCGATCTGGGGCATGCCGTGATCAACTGGAACCTGGGCTGCCCCTTTCCCATGGTCGTCAAAAAAACGCGTGGCTGTGGCCTTCTGGCGCACCCCGAACGGATCGAGGCCTTTCTGGAACGGGTGGTGCCGCGGATCCCCGCCCGCCTGTCCATCAAGACGCGCCTGGGCCTGCACAGTGCGGCCGAGCTCCATGGCCTGATGCCGATTTTCAACCGCTTTCCCCTGGCGGAGGTGATCATTCACCCCCGTCTGGGCAGCCAGCGCTACGCCGGACAGCCCGACCTCGCGGCCTTTACCGAGTGCCTGGCGCGCTGCGCCCACCCCGTGGTCTACAATGGGGACCTGCACACCCTGGATGGCTACCGCCGGATTTCACAGCACTTTCCGACGCTGAAGCGCTGGATGCTGGGCCGGGGAGTGGTGGCCAACCCCTTTCTGCCGGCGATGATCAAGACCGGGGCAGACGCCGCCGGCGATCAAATCACCCGCCTGCAACGCTTTCATGACGACCTTTTCAGCGGCTACCAGCAGGTTTTTGCCGGACCGGGCCACCTGCTGGACCGCATGAAGGGATTCTGGTATTATTTTGCCCGGACGTTTGATAACAGCCGTCGGATCATGAAAAAAATCCACCGGCTCAGGCGGCCTGACCACTACCGCGCCGTGGTGGATCGGTTTTTCGCCGCCGAGGCCCGCTGGAACCCGTCGGCGGTGACCTTCGAAGAAGGGTGA
- a CDS encoding THUMP domain-containing protein translates to MFEYQKNGRFFAQIPEGLEAWALQELTELGAAEVTPAFRGAYFSATPAVLYRVNYESRLLTRVLAPLKTFTCPDRAALYRVAKALPWSQFLGPKNTFAVFAQVSDNPQLNHAGFAALVVKDAIADCFSQALGIRPNVDTLRPDVWINLNLRGSRAILHFDTSGSSLHRRGYRTESVPAPMQETVAAAVIRISGWDGDSPLYDPMCGSGTLLSEALMRYCRLPAGMLRKRFGFERMPDFDPQLWQTIRETAQAAVRPLPEGLIGGSDISGQAVSAARANLANLPYRQRVRLKTAAFETLRGLENQTIVCNPPYGIRLGRPQEMAPLYRALGDFLKQRCKGSRAYIFVGDRELLKYVGLKPSLRQPIKSGGLDGRLVKYELY, encoded by the coding sequence GTGTTCGAATACCAGAAAAACGGGCGCTTCTTCGCCCAGATCCCCGAGGGACTGGAGGCCTGGGCGCTGCAGGAATTGACCGAGCTGGGGGCCGCGGAGGTCACGCCGGCCTTTCGCGGGGCCTATTTCAGCGCCACTCCCGCGGTTCTCTACCGGGTGAACTACGAAAGCCGGCTGCTCACCCGTGTCCTCGCCCCCCTTAAAACCTTCACCTGCCCGGACCGCGCGGCCCTCTACCGGGTGGCTAAGGCCCTGCCCTGGTCCCAGTTCCTCGGACCCAAAAACACCTTTGCGGTCTTCGCCCAGGTCAGCGACAACCCGCAACTCAATCACGCCGGCTTTGCCGCCCTAGTGGTCAAGGACGCCATCGCCGATTGTTTCAGCCAGGCGCTGGGCATCCGCCCCAACGTGGACACTCTCCGGCCGGATGTCTGGATCAATCTCAACCTGCGGGGCAGCCGCGCGATCCTGCATTTCGACACCTCGGGCAGCTCCCTCCACCGGCGCGGCTACCGGACCGAATCGGTGCCGGCGCCCATGCAGGAGACCGTGGCGGCCGCCGTCATCCGGATTTCGGGCTGGGACGGCGACTCCCCGCTCTACGACCCCATGTGCGGCTCCGGGACCCTCCTAAGCGAGGCCCTGATGCGCTACTGCCGCCTGCCGGCAGGGATGCTGCGCAAGCGCTTCGGTTTCGAGCGCATGCCCGACTTCGATCCGCAGCTTTGGCAGACGATCCGTGAAACGGCCCAGGCCGCGGTCCGGCCCCTACCCGAAGGCCTGATCGGCGGCAGCGACATCTCCGGCCAGGCGGTATCTGCGGCCCGTGCCAACCTCGCCAACCTGCCCTACCGCCAGCGGGTCCGTCTGAAGACCGCCGCCTTCGAAACGCTGCGCGGTCTGGAAAACCAGACCATCGTCTGCAACCCGCCCTACGGCATCCGCCTGGGCCGACCGCAGGAGATGGCGCCCCTCTACCGGGCCCTGGGGGATTTTCTCAAGCAGCGCTGCAAGGGCTCCCGGGCCTATATTTTCGTGGGCGACCGTGAGCTGCTCAAATACGTCGGCCTCAAGCCCAGCCTGCGCCAGCCCATCAAAAGCGGCGGCCTGGACGGGCGCCTGGTGAAATACGAGCTTTACTAA
- a CDS encoding NFACT RNA binding domain-containing protein, with protein MKPSEPTAPYEAPGDLRVFNLPGGWTVLAGKTDSANDRLSLKLAGPNDWWFHVRGMPGSHVLLRVPPGAEPQRAVLKRAAAIAAYHSKARTGGVVAVSGTRARFVTKPPGAKPGTVAIRRETIFKVRPALPDE; from the coding sequence ATGAAGCCGTCCGAGCCCACAGCCCCCTATGAAGCGCCCGGCGACCTGCGGGTCTTCAACCTGCCCGGCGGCTGGACGGTTTTAGCCGGCAAAACCGACAGCGCCAACGACCGCTTGAGTCTGAAGCTGGCTGGCCCCAACGACTGGTGGTTCCACGTGCGCGGCATGCCCGGCAGCCACGTGCTGCTGCGGGTGCCGCCGGGAGCCGAACCCCAGCGCGCGGTGCTGAAACGGGCCGCGGCCATCGCCGCCTATCACAGCAAGGCGCGCACGGGCGGGGTGGTGGCGGTATCGGGCACCCGCGCCCGCTTCGTGACCAAACCGCCGGGGGCCAAGCCGGGGACGGTCGCCATCCGCCGGGAAACCATTTTCAAGGTCCGCCCGGCCCTGCCCGACGAATAG
- a CDS encoding RecX family transcriptional regulator, translating into MTRTITALKIQVRNPERVNVHLDGRYAFALSLNTAQGLSQGQTLSAGEIARLKAADQPAAAYDRALRFLARRRRSIHETRSHLRRGGYPAAVVDAVIARLRAHRYLDDAEFARQWVAERERFRPRSGRALRWELRQKGVGSGEIDRAIGGLDEAASARAALRGRLTRWQGLARQDFKAKVFGFLGRRGFSYEIAEAAFETAWEERERPAAAE; encoded by the coding sequence GTGACCCGAACCATTACGGCCCTTAAGATCCAGGTCCGCAACCCCGAGCGGGTCAACGTCCATCTGGACGGGCGCTACGCCTTCGCCCTCAGCCTGAATACCGCCCAGGGGCTTTCCCAGGGACAGACCCTGAGCGCCGGCGAGATCGCCCGTCTCAAAGCCGCCGATCAGCCCGCCGCCGCCTATGACCGCGCCCTGCGCTTCCTGGCCCGGCGCCGGCGCAGCATCCACGAAACCAGAAGCCATCTGCGGCGCGGCGGTTACCCGGCCGCCGTGGTGGACGCGGTCATCGCGCGTCTGCGCGCGCACCGTTACCTGGACGACGCTGAATTCGCGCGGCAGTGGGTGGCGGAGCGGGAACGCTTCCGTCCGCGCAGCGGTCGGGCGCTGCGCTGGGAACTGCGCCAAAAAGGGGTCGGCAGCGGCGAGATCGATCGGGCGATAGGCGGTTTGGATGAAGCCGCCTCGGCCCGGGCGGCCCTTCGCGGGCGCCTCACCCGCTGGCAGGGGCTGGCGCGGCAGGATTTCAAGGCGAAGGTTTTCGGCTTCTTGGGACGGCGCGGCTTCAGCTACGAGATCGCCGAAGCGGCCTTTGAAACGGCCTGGGAGGAACGGGAGAGACCGGCGGCAGCGGAATGA